The Streptomyces europaeiscabiei genome window below encodes:
- a CDS encoding molybdopterin oxidoreductase family protein has protein sequence MKSTKSTKKRQPKTYTRLTHPLVRDSRDEPFRQASWEEALDRAARGIARNRGAFGLFSCARATNEMNYVAQKFARVVMGTNNVDSCNRTCHAPSVAGLSAAFGSGGGTSSYEEIEHTDVIVMWGSNARFAHPIFFQHVLKGIHNGARMYAVDPRRTSTAEWAESWMGLNVGTDIPMAHAIGREIIHAGLANEAFIERATTGFEEYRALVEPWTLSLAEKVTGVPAAAIRQLAHAYARAERAQLCWTLGITEHHNGTDNVRALINLSLLTGHVGRYASGLQPLRGQNNVQGGGDMGAIPNRLPGFQDILDAESRLKFESAWDTVIQPHYGLNLTEMFEAMEEGSLKAVYCIGENPAQSEADSEQAVRRMGELDFLVVQDIFLTRTAQLADVVLPATAGWAETDGTTTNSERRVQRVRRAVTPPGEAREDIDIICDLASRLGHEWKYADAEAVWNELRSVSPDHYGMTYERLAREQGIQWPCPDTDRLEPSYLHGRLWDPDPASRGRLAPFGIVQHDPPVDLTDERFPIRLTTGRRLDSYNTGVQSGGYASPLRRGEYVELCPEDAERYGVVVGEEVRVSSRRGSVVAPVWIDLALRPGLAFMTMHFPDEVDTNQLTIEANCPIAGTAEFKASAIRIEKLPVATIVR, from the coding sequence ATGAAGAGCACGAAGAGCACGAAGAAACGGCAACCGAAGACCTACACCCGGCTCACCCACCCCCTCGTCCGCGACTCCCGCGACGAGCCGTTCCGGCAGGCGAGTTGGGAGGAGGCCCTGGACCGGGCCGCCAGGGGCATCGCGCGCAACCGCGGCGCGTTCGGCCTGTTCTCCTGCGCCCGCGCCACGAACGAGATGAACTACGTGGCGCAGAAGTTCGCCCGCGTGGTCATGGGCACCAACAACGTCGACTCCTGCAACCGCACCTGTCACGCGCCGAGCGTCGCCGGTCTCTCGGCCGCCTTCGGCTCGGGCGGCGGGACCTCCTCGTACGAGGAGATCGAGCACACCGACGTCATCGTGATGTGGGGCTCCAACGCCCGCTTCGCGCACCCCATCTTCTTCCAGCACGTGCTGAAGGGCATCCACAACGGCGCCCGAATGTACGCCGTCGACCCGCGTCGGACGTCCACCGCCGAGTGGGCGGAGAGCTGGATGGGGCTGAACGTCGGCACCGACATCCCGATGGCCCACGCCATCGGCCGGGAGATCATCCACGCGGGCCTCGCCAACGAGGCGTTCATCGAGCGGGCGACCACCGGCTTCGAGGAGTACAGGGCGCTCGTCGAGCCGTGGACACTGTCGCTGGCCGAGAAGGTGACGGGCGTACCGGCCGCCGCCATACGGCAGTTGGCGCACGCATACGCCCGTGCCGAGCGTGCCCAACTGTGCTGGACGCTCGGCATCACCGAACACCACAACGGCACCGACAACGTCCGCGCGCTGATCAACCTGTCGCTGCTGACCGGCCATGTGGGCCGCTACGCCTCGGGGTTGCAGCCCCTGCGCGGCCAGAACAACGTGCAGGGCGGCGGTGACATGGGCGCCATCCCCAACCGGCTGCCCGGCTTCCAGGACATCCTCGACGCGGAGTCCCGGCTGAAGTTCGAGTCGGCGTGGGACACCGTCATCCAGCCGCACTACGGGCTGAACCTGACGGAGATGTTCGAGGCCATGGAGGAGGGCTCGCTGAAGGCCGTGTACTGCATCGGGGAGAACCCCGCGCAGTCCGAGGCCGACAGCGAGCAGGCCGTACGGCGGATGGGGGAGCTGGACTTCCTCGTCGTCCAGGACATCTTCCTCACGAGGACGGCCCAGCTGGCGGACGTCGTGCTGCCCGCGACCGCCGGATGGGCGGAGACGGACGGCACGACCACCAACAGCGAACGCCGGGTGCAGCGGGTACGCCGTGCCGTCACCCCTCCCGGGGAGGCCCGCGAGGACATCGACATCATCTGCGACCTGGCCTCACGGCTCGGGCACGAGTGGAAGTACGCCGACGCCGAGGCCGTCTGGAACGAGCTGCGTTCGGTGTCGCCGGACCACTACGGCATGACGTACGAACGCCTCGCGCGGGAGCAGGGCATCCAGTGGCCCTGCCCGGACACCGACAGGCTCGAACCCTCGTATCTGCACGGCCGGTTGTGGGATCCCGACCCGGCGAGCCGGGGCCGGCTCGCCCCCTTCGGGATCGTTCAGCATGATCCGCCGGTGGACCTGACGGACGAGCGGTTCCCGATCCGGCTCACCACCGGGCGGCGGCTGGACTCGTACAACACCGGTGTGCAGAGCGGCGGTTACGCCTCACCGCTGAGGCGCGGGGAGTACGTCGAACTGTGCCCGGAGGACGCGGAGCGCTACGGGGTCGTGGTGGGCGAGGAGGTCCGGGTGTCCTCGCGGCGCGGGTCGGTGGTGGCGCCGGTGTGGATCGACCTCGCCCTGCGGCCCGGCCTCGCCTTCATGACCATGCACTTTCCCGACGAGGTGGACACCAACCAGCTGACGATCGAGGCGAACTGCCCGATCGCGGGCACGGCGGAGTTCAAGGCGTCGGCGATCCGGATCGAGAAGCTGCCCGTCGCGACCATCGTGAGGTGA
- a CDS encoding LysR substrate-binding domain-containing protein encodes MYEPSHLRTFLAVAQTLSFTQAARRLGLRQSTVSQHVRRLEDAAGRQLFSRDTHSVELTEDGEAMLGFARRLLEVHEQATAFFTGTRLRGRLRFGASEDFVLTRLPEILEAFRHDHPEVDLELTVELSGTLHEQLTAGKLDLVLAKRRPEDPRGEPVWTDRLVWIGAERLRVDPDRPVPLIAYPPPGITRALALEALEREGRSWRIACTSGSLNGLIAAARAGLGVMAHSRRLVPPGLVRVPERAGLPELGEVDFVLVHGRRPGTAAGAADALAAAILSGGDRLHGRARGV; translated from the coding sequence GTGTACGAGCCCTCCCACCTGCGCACCTTCCTCGCCGTGGCCCAGACGCTGAGCTTCACGCAGGCCGCCCGGCGGCTGGGGCTGCGTCAGTCCACGGTCAGCCAGCATGTGCGCCGCCTGGAGGACGCGGCCGGGCGGCAGCTGTTCTCGCGGGACACGCACTCCGTGGAGCTGACGGAGGACGGCGAGGCGATGCTCGGTTTCGCCCGGCGGCTCCTGGAGGTGCACGAGCAGGCGACGGCGTTCTTCACCGGCACCCGGCTGCGCGGGCGGTTGCGCTTCGGCGCGTCCGAGGACTTCGTGCTCACCCGGCTCCCGGAGATCCTGGAGGCCTTCCGGCACGACCATCCCGAGGTGGATCTGGAGCTGACCGTCGAACTGTCGGGCACGCTGCACGAGCAGCTCACGGCGGGCAAGCTCGACCTGGTACTGGCGAAGCGGCGCCCGGAGGACCCGCGCGGCGAACCCGTCTGGACGGACAGGCTCGTATGGATCGGCGCGGAGCGACTCCGCGTCGACCCCGACCGCCCGGTCCCGCTGATCGCCTATCCACCGCCCGGCATCACGCGCGCCCTGGCCCTGGAGGCGCTGGAGCGCGAGGGCCGCTCCTGGCGCATCGCCTGCACCAGCGGAAGCCTCAACGGCCTCATCGCCGCCGCCCGTGCGGGCCTCGGCGTGATGGCTCACTCCCGTCGCCTGGTGCCCCCCGGCCTGGTCCGCGTCCCCGAGCGGGCCGGGCTGCCGGAACTCGGCGAGGTCGACTTCGTACTCGTCCACGGCCGCCGCCCGGGAACGGCCGCGGGCGCCGCGGACGCCCTCGCGGCGGCCATCCTCTCCGGTGGCGACCGGCTCCACGGCCGTGCGCGCGGAGTGTGA
- the fdhD gene encoding formate dehydrogenase accessory sulfurtransferase FdhD, whose product MGRVTERRKVIRIRDGAVSTRPDTLVAEEPMEIRLNGKPLAITMRTPGDDFALAAGFLVSEGVLAERSDLQNIVYCAGATADGSNTYNVVDVRTAPGVELPDITLERNVYTTSSCGLCGKASLDSVRTTARWAIDDTHGGDAPPVRLDPEFLASLPDRLRAAQRVFDRTGGLHAAALFGEDGELLDVREDVGRHNAVDKLVGRALQSGSLPLSRAVLLVSGRASFELAQKAVMAGIPVLAAVSAPSSLAVDLAAETGLTLVGFLRGTSMNVYAGEHRIALRAAADQG is encoded by the coding sequence ATGGGACGAGTCACGGAACGACGCAAGGTGATCCGCATCCGGGACGGCGCGGTCTCCACCCGCCCCGACACCCTCGTCGCCGAGGAACCGATGGAGATCCGGCTGAACGGCAAGCCGCTCGCGATCACCATGCGCACCCCGGGCGACGACTTCGCGCTGGCGGCGGGGTTCCTGGTCAGCGAGGGCGTGCTCGCCGAGCGGTCGGACCTGCAGAACATCGTCTACTGCGCGGGCGCGACCGCGGACGGGTCGAACACCTACAACGTGGTGGACGTGCGGACGGCGCCGGGTGTCGAGCTCCCGGACATCACTCTCGAACGGAACGTGTACACGACGTCGTCCTGCGGGCTGTGCGGCAAGGCGTCGCTGGACAGCGTCCGTACGACCGCCCGCTGGGCCATCGACGACACGCACGGCGGTGACGCTCCCCCGGTCCGGCTCGACCCCGAGTTCCTCGCGAGTCTCCCCGACCGGCTCCGCGCGGCCCAGCGGGTCTTCGACCGGACCGGGGGTCTGCACGCGGCGGCCCTGTTCGGCGAGGACGGCGAGCTGCTCGACGTACGGGAGGACGTGGGGCGGCACAACGCGGTGGACAAGCTGGTGGGGCGGGCCCTGCAGAGCGGTTCGTTGCCGTTGTCCCGTGCGGTGCTGCTGGTGTCGGGGCGGGCCTCGTTCGAGCTGGCGCAGAAGGCGGTGATGGCGGGGATACCGGTGCTGGCGGCGGTGTCCGCGCCGTCCTCGCTCGCGGTCGACCTGGCGGCGGAGACCGGGCTGACCCTGGTGGGCTTCCTGCGGGGCACCTCCATGAACGTGTACGCGGGCGAGCACCGTATCGCCCTGCGGGCCGCGGCCGACCAGGGCTGA
- a CDS encoding 2Fe-2S iron-sulfur cluster-binding protein produces MTVIPLGVPRRLLEFTIDGEPVRAPEGSTILDACRAVGKDVPTLCQGDTLAPKNACRVCVVEVEGARTLVPACSRRAEPGMEVRTDTERARHSRKIVLELLASSVDLSTTPRVAEWIKEYEAKPDRFGPDAARLNEEPRVDNELYVRDYDKCILCYKCVDACGNQWQNTFAISVAGRGFDARIAVEHDAPLTDSACVYCGNCIEVCPTGALSFKSEFDMRAAGTWDESAQSETTTVCAYCGVGCNLTLHVQDNEIVKVTSPHDNPVTHGNLCIKGRFGYQHVQNRD; encoded by the coding sequence ATGACCGTGATCCCGCTCGGAGTGCCGCGTCGCCTCCTGGAGTTCACCATCGACGGGGAGCCGGTGCGCGCTCCCGAGGGCTCGACGATCCTCGACGCCTGCCGGGCCGTGGGCAAGGACGTCCCCACCCTCTGCCAGGGCGACACGCTCGCCCCGAAGAACGCCTGCCGGGTCTGTGTCGTCGAGGTCGAGGGGGCCAGGACCCTCGTCCCGGCCTGCTCCCGCCGGGCCGAGCCCGGTATGGAGGTGCGGACCGACACCGAGCGCGCCCGGCACAGCCGCAAGATCGTCCTGGAACTGCTCGCCTCCTCGGTCGACCTCTCGACGACCCCGCGGGTCGCCGAGTGGATCAAGGAGTACGAGGCGAAACCGGACCGCTTCGGCCCCGACGCGGCCCGGCTGAACGAGGAGCCCAGGGTCGACAACGAGCTGTACGTGCGGGACTACGACAAATGCATCCTGTGTTACAAGTGCGTGGACGCCTGCGGGAACCAGTGGCAGAACACGTTCGCGATCTCCGTCGCCGGGCGCGGCTTCGACGCGCGGATCGCCGTGGAGCACGACGCTCCCCTGACCGATTCGGCCTGCGTCTACTGCGGGAACTGCATCGAGGTGTGCCCGACGGGCGCGCTGTCCTTCAAGTCGGAGTTCGACATGCGGGCGGCGGGCACCTGGGACGAGTCGGCGCAGTCGGAGACGACCACGGTCTGCGCGTACTGCGGTGTGGGCTGCAACCTCACACTCCATGTGCAGGACAATGAGATCGTGAAGGTCACCTCGCCGCACGACAACCCGGTGACCCACGGCAACCTCTGCATCAAGGGCCGCTTCGGCTACCAGCACGTACAGAACCGGGACTGA
- a CDS encoding Tat pathway signal sequence domain protein, translating into MTPTRRNLLGAALGGTAAAAAGLPAPAAHAASWQLKWSPSASTDGLRAFETLEDDRADSHTSASPHIHATGDTWRFDMHTVDRDTSTDRQRHEVTGLRTGSGFLRWTEGQTWRVTYGMYLPSSLKATTSFTHIMQMKQPGAGTSPLVVQSLRRVNGAQTIELRLPIDNILVGRTDLVPLHNSWVDVDFRVEVGNGSAGSVRWILKKGSTTLVDVSRTGVDTFLADRLRPKWGIYRALGDTSGSLQNCHMLLRNMRGYQLV; encoded by the coding sequence ATGACCCCCACACGAAGGAACCTCCTCGGTGCCGCGCTCGGCGGCACCGCCGCGGCCGCTGCCGGGTTGCCGGCCCCTGCCGCGCACGCCGCCTCCTGGCAGTTGAAGTGGTCCCCCTCGGCGAGCACCGACGGGCTGCGGGCCTTCGAGACCCTGGAGGACGACCGCGCCGACTCGCACACCTCCGCCTCGCCGCACATTCACGCCACCGGCGACACCTGGCGGTTCGACATGCACACCGTCGACCGGGACACCTCCACCGACCGTCAGCGCCACGAGGTCACCGGCCTGCGCACGGGCAGCGGCTTCCTCCGCTGGACCGAGGGCCAGACCTGGCGGGTCACCTACGGGATGTACCTGCCGAGTTCGCTGAAGGCGACGACGAGTTTCACGCACATCATGCAGATGAAGCAGCCCGGCGCGGGCACCTCGCCCCTCGTCGTGCAGTCGCTGCGCCGGGTGAACGGTGCGCAGACCATCGAGCTGAGGCTGCCGATCGACAACATCCTCGTCGGCCGCACCGACCTGGTGCCCCTGCACAACTCCTGGGTCGACGTCGACTTCAGGGTCGAGGTCGGCAATGGCTCGGCCGGTTCGGTGCGCTGGATCCTCAAGAAGGGCTCGACCACCCTCGTCGACGTCTCCCGCACGGGCGTCGACACCTTCCTCGCCGACCGGCTGCGCCCCAAGTGGGGCATCTACCGCGCCCTCGGCGACACCTCGGGTTCCCTGCAGAACTGCCACATGCTGCTGCGGAACATGCGGGGCTACCAACTGGTCTGA
- a CDS encoding NADH-ubiquinone oxidoreductase-F iron-sulfur binding region domain-containing protein translates to MDLHFGDSKPTDEEKAAVDALLGPPESSWEGAARDEMRAADLRWARGGREARARRDLLLPGLHAVNDRIGWISGGALDYLCRRLTVPPAEAYGVATFYAMFSVEPRPATVLHVCTDLACAAAGAADLCAGVEARLGLGSGVAVQRSPCLGLCERAPAALAIKAGDPVRTAVSAPATVEGAVLAASAPDSADEEPPAAMAVPQAGDPSLTLLGRVGVVDPSSLDDYRAHGGYAALRRAFELGPGGVIREVTDSGLVGRGGAAFPTGRKWQATASQPDHPHHLVCNADESEPGTFKDRVIMEGDPFALVEAMTIAAYATGAHRGHLYLRGEYPRALHRLEHAIAQARARGLLGENVLGQGYAFDIEIRRGAGAYICGEETALFNSIEGYRGEPRAKPPFPVEKGLFGKPTVENNVETLVNVLPILTMGAPAYAAIGTGRSTGPKLFCVSGSVERPGVYELPFGATLGDLLALAGVRDRLRAVLLGGAAGGFVRPDELDIPLTFEGTREAGTTLGSGVVMAFDDTVPLPRLLLRIAEFFRDESCGQCVPCRVGTVRQEEALHRIAERTGAAAAGDIALLREVGRAMRDASICGLGQTAWNAVESAIDRLGAYE, encoded by the coding sequence GTGGACCTGCACTTCGGTGACAGCAAGCCCACGGACGAGGAGAAGGCGGCGGTCGACGCGTTGCTCGGCCCGCCGGAGTCCTCCTGGGAGGGCGCGGCCCGCGATGAGATGAGGGCCGCCGACCTGCGGTGGGCGCGGGGCGGCCGGGAGGCCCGGGCCCGCCGTGACCTGCTGTTGCCGGGGTTGCACGCGGTCAACGACCGGATCGGCTGGATCAGTGGGGGCGCCCTGGACTATCTGTGCCGGCGGCTGACGGTGCCGCCGGCGGAGGCGTACGGGGTGGCCACCTTCTACGCGATGTTCTCGGTCGAGCCGCGCCCCGCGACCGTCCTGCACGTGTGCACGGACCTGGCGTGCGCGGCGGCCGGGGCGGCCGACCTGTGCGCGGGCGTCGAGGCCCGCCTCGGCCTCGGCAGCGGGGTGGCCGTGCAGCGGAGCCCGTGTCTGGGGCTGTGCGAGCGGGCACCGGCCGCCCTCGCGATCAAGGCCGGGGACCCGGTGCGTACGGCGGTGTCGGCACCGGCGACCGTCGAGGGGGCCGTGCTCGCGGCGAGCGCGCCCGACTCCGCGGACGAGGAGCCCCCGGCCGCCATGGCGGTCCCGCAGGCCGGGGACCCGTCGTTGACGCTGCTGGGCCGCGTCGGTGTCGTCGACCCGTCCTCCCTCGACGACTACCGCGCCCATGGCGGCTACGCGGCCCTGCGTCGGGCCTTCGAGCTCGGCCCCGGAGGGGTCATCCGCGAGGTCACCGACTCGGGCCTGGTCGGGCGGGGCGGCGCCGCCTTCCCCACCGGCCGGAAATGGCAGGCCACGGCCTCGCAGCCCGACCATCCGCACCACCTCGTCTGCAACGCGGACGAATCCGAGCCGGGTACCTTCAAGGACCGCGTGATCATGGAGGGCGACCCATTCGCCCTGGTCGAGGCGATGACGATCGCCGCGTACGCGACCGGCGCGCACCGAGGTCACCTGTACCTGCGGGGCGAGTATCCGCGGGCCCTGCACCGGCTGGAGCACGCGATCGCCCAGGCACGCGCCCGCGGCCTGCTCGGCGAGAACGTCCTCGGCCAGGGCTACGCCTTCGACATCGAGATCCGCCGGGGCGCGGGCGCCTACATCTGCGGCGAGGAGACGGCCCTCTTCAACTCCATCGAGGGCTACCGGGGCGAGCCCCGCGCGAAGCCGCCGTTCCCCGTGGAGAAGGGCCTGTTCGGCAAGCCGACCGTGGAGAACAACGTCGAGACGCTGGTGAACGTCCTGCCGATCCTGACCATGGGCGCCCCGGCGTACGCGGCGATCGGCACCGGGCGCTCCACCGGGCCGAAGCTGTTCTGCGTGTCGGGGAGCGTGGAGCGGCCCGGCGTCTACGAGCTGCCCTTCGGGGCGACGCTCGGTGATCTGCTCGCGCTCGCCGGGGTACGGGACCGGCTGCGGGCCGTCCTCCTCGGCGGCGCGGCCGGCGGTTTCGTACGCCCCGACGAGCTGGACATCCCGCTCACCTTCGAGGGGACGCGGGAGGCGGGCACGACGCTCGGCTCGGGGGTCGTCATGGCCTTCGACGACACGGTCCCGCTGCCCCGGCTGCTGCTGCGGATCGCGGAGTTCTTCCGGGACGAGTCCTGCGGTCAGTGCGTGCCGTGCCGGGTCGGGACCGTACGGCAGGAGGAGGCGTTGCACCGGATCGCCGAGCGGACCGGTGCGGCGGCGGCCGGTGACATCGCCCTGCTCAGGGAGGTCGGCCGCGCGATGCGGGACGCCTCGATCTGCGGTCTCGGGCAGACCGCGTGGAACGCCGTGGAATCCGCGATCGACCGTCTGGGGGCGTACGAATGA
- a CDS encoding bile acid:sodium symporter family protein, translating to MKRLKWPSRLPIDPYILLLLGTVGVAALLPARGTAAEVASGASTAAIAFLFFLYGARLSTREALDGLKHWRLHLTVLVCTFVVFPLLGLAARGLEPVFLSHSLYTGLLFLTLVPSTIQSSIAFTSMARGNVPAAICAGSFSSLAGIVITPLLAATLLGGSAGGFSADSLMKIVFQLLVPFLAGQLARRWIGEFITRHKRILGLVDRGSILLVVYVAFSEGMVRGIWSQVSPLRLGGLLVVEAVLLAVMLLLTWYGAKALRFDRADRIAIQFAGSKKSLASGLPMASVLFGPEASLAVLPLMLFHQMQLMVCAVIAKRRAHDPVEPAVTEQRDEAIRTAVGTGTRSA from the coding sequence GTGAAACGCCTCAAGTGGCCGAGCCGGCTGCCGATCGACCCGTACATCCTGCTGTTGCTCGGGACCGTCGGCGTCGCGGCGCTCCTCCCGGCACGGGGTACGGCCGCCGAGGTCGCGTCGGGCGCCTCCACGGCCGCAATCGCCTTCCTGTTCTTCCTCTACGGCGCCCGGCTCTCCACCCGCGAGGCACTCGACGGCCTCAAGCACTGGCGGCTCCACCTCACGGTCCTGGTGTGCACGTTCGTGGTCTTCCCGCTGCTGGGCCTGGCCGCCCGCGGCCTCGAACCGGTGTTCCTCAGCCACTCCCTCTACACGGGGCTGCTCTTCCTCACCCTCGTCCCGTCGACCATCCAGTCGTCGATCGCCTTCACCTCGATGGCCCGGGGCAACGTGCCCGCCGCGATCTGCGCGGGCTCCTTCTCCTCCCTCGCGGGCATCGTCATCACCCCGCTGCTCGCGGCGACCCTGCTCGGCGGGAGCGCCGGGGGCTTCTCCGCCGACTCGCTGATGAAGATCGTGTTCCAGTTGCTGGTGCCGTTCCTCGCCGGGCAGCTCGCCCGCCGCTGGATCGGCGAGTTCATCACCCGGCACAAGCGGATCCTCGGCCTCGTCGACCGGGGCTCGATCCTCCTCGTCGTCTACGTCGCGTTCAGCGAGGGAATGGTGCGCGGGATCTGGAGCCAGGTCAGCCCGCTGCGGCTCGGCGGCCTCCTCGTCGTCGAGGCCGTCCTGCTCGCGGTGATGCTGCTGCTCACCTGGTACGGCGCCAAGGCCCTGCGTTTCGACCGGGCGGACCGGATCGCCATCCAGTTCGCCGGCTCCAAGAAGTCCCTCGCCTCCGGGCTGCCCATGGCGAGCGTCCTGTTCGGCCCCGAGGCCTCCCTCGCCGTCCTGCCGCTCATGCTGTTCCACCAGATGCAGCTGATGGTCTGCGCGGTCATCGCCAAGCGCCGCGCCCACGACCCGGTGGAGCCGGCGGTCACGGAGCAGCGAGACGAAGCGATACGAACCGCGGTCGGTACAGGGACACGTTCCGCGTGA
- a CDS encoding AMP-dependent synthetase/ligase yields MREFTNPPLASAPPVGGLADVVFEYAQEDPTYIALGRKDEQGQWRDMTSAEFRDEVLALAKGLLAQGIRFGDRVAIMCRTRYEWTLFDYALWTVGAQVVPVYPTSSAEQVFWMLYDSQCTAAMVEHEDHAMTIATVIDRLPQLRRLWQLDVGAVQELYASGAQLDDEVVHRHRRAVTPESVATIIYTSGTTGRPKGCVISHANFMVEADTVIERWAPLFKSRKGDEAATLLFLPLAHVFGRMVQVAGIRGKVKFGHQPQLNAAVLLPDLAAFQPTFFLAVPYIFEKVFNASRRKAEREGKAGPFEKAVEVAVKYADAMEARAWGIGPGPSAGLRMQHQFFDKVVYGKIREAMGGRIKYAMSGGSAMDRRLGLFFAGAGVHIFEGYGLTECTAAATANPPERTRYGTVGQAIPGMTVHIADDGEIWLRGPNVFQGYLNNPKATDETLHDGWLATGDLGSLDEDGYLTITGRKKEILVTSGGKSVSPAILEERVRDHPLVAQCIVVGNDRPYIAALVTLDGEAVEHWLQMHGKARLSPAELVRDPELETEVRRAVVAANTLVSQAESIRTFRILAHQFTEEHGLLTPSLKLKRKAIEKAYITEVEALYRA; encoded by the coding sequence TTGCGCGAGTTCACCAACCCCCCGTTGGCGTCGGCGCCGCCGGTGGGCGGCCTGGCCGACGTCGTCTTCGAGTACGCCCAGGAGGACCCGACATACATCGCGCTCGGTCGTAAGGACGAGCAGGGCCAGTGGCGCGACATGACCTCCGCCGAGTTCCGTGACGAGGTCCTCGCGCTGGCGAAAGGGCTGCTGGCGCAGGGCATCCGGTTCGGCGACCGGGTCGCCATCATGTGCCGTACGCGCTACGAGTGGACCCTGTTCGACTACGCGCTGTGGACCGTCGGCGCCCAGGTCGTCCCCGTCTACCCGACCTCCTCCGCCGAGCAGGTCTTCTGGATGCTGTACGACTCCCAGTGCACGGCCGCCATGGTCGAACACGAGGACCACGCGATGACCATCGCCACGGTCATCGACCGGCTGCCCCAGCTGCGCCGGCTCTGGCAGCTGGACGTGGGCGCGGTGCAGGAGTTGTACGCGTCGGGCGCACAGCTCGACGACGAGGTGGTGCACCGGCACCGGCGGGCGGTGACGCCCGAGTCGGTCGCGACGATCATCTACACCTCCGGCACGACGGGCCGGCCCAAGGGCTGTGTCATCTCGCACGCCAACTTCATGGTCGAGGCGGACACGGTCATCGAGCGCTGGGCGCCGCTGTTCAAGTCCCGCAAGGGCGACGAGGCGGCGACGCTGCTGTTCCTGCCGCTCGCCCACGTCTTCGGGCGGATGGTGCAGGTCGCGGGTATCCGCGGGAAGGTCAAGTTCGGTCATCAGCCGCAGCTCAACGCGGCCGTCCTGCTGCCCGACCTCGCCGCCTTCCAGCCGACCTTCTTCCTCGCGGTGCCGTACATCTTCGAGAAGGTCTTCAACGCGAGCCGGCGCAAGGCCGAGCGCGAGGGCAAGGCCGGCCCGTTCGAGAAGGCCGTCGAGGTCGCCGTGAAGTACGCGGACGCGATGGAGGCGCGGGCCTGGGGCATCGGGCCCGGCCCGTCGGCGGGGCTGCGGATGCAGCACCAGTTCTTCGACAAGGTCGTCTACGGCAAGATCCGGGAGGCGATGGGCGGCCGGATCAAGTACGCGATGTCCGGCGGCTCGGCGATGGACCGGCGGCTCGGGCTGTTCTTCGCGGGCGCGGGCGTCCACATCTTCGAGGGGTACGGCCTGACGGAGTGCACGGCGGCCGCCACGGCCAACCCGCCCGAGCGCACCCGGTACGGCACGGTCGGCCAGGCCATCCCGGGCATGACCGTGCACATCGCGGACGACGGCGAGATCTGGCTGCGCGGCCCCAACGTCTTCCAGGGCTATCTGAACAACCCGAAGGCCACCGACGAGACCCTGCACGACGGCTGGCTCGCCACCGGCGACCTGGGCTCCCTCGACGAGGACGGCTATCTCACCATCACCGGGCGCAAGAAGGAGATCCTGGTGACCTCGGGCGGCAAGAGCGTCTCGCCCGCGATCCTGGAGGAGCGGGTGCGCGACCATCCGCTGGTCGCCCAGTGCATCGTCGTCGGCAACGACCGTCCGTACATCGCCGCCCTGGTCACCCTCGACGGGGAGGCCGTCGAGCACTGGCTCCAGATGCACGGCAAGGCCAGGCTGTCACCGGCCGAACTGGTGCGCGACCCGGAGCTGGAGACCGAGGTGCGGCGGGCGGTGGTCGCCGCCAACACCCTGGTCTCGCAGGCCGAGTCGATCCGTACGTTCCGGATCCTCGCGCACCAGTTCACCGAGGAGCACGGGTTGTTGACGCCGTCGCTGAAGCTGAAGCGGAAGGCGATCGAGAAGGCGTACATCACCGAGGTGGAGGCGTTGTACCGGGCGTGA